A genomic stretch from Prionailurus bengalensis isolate Pbe53 chromosome E2, Fcat_Pben_1.1_paternal_pri, whole genome shotgun sequence includes:
- the ZFP36 gene encoding mRNA decay activator protein ZFP36: MDLAAIYESLLSLSPDLPSDHGETESSPGWASSGLWSLSSSDNSPAGVGARLPGRSTSLVEGRSCGWVPPPPGFAPLAPRPGPELSPSPTSPTATPTTSSRYKTELCRTFSESGRCRYGAKCQFAHGLGELRQASRHPKYKTELCHKFYLQGRCPYGSRCHFIHNPSEDLAVPGHPHVLRQSISFSGLPSGRRPSPPPAGLAGPSLSSCSFSPSSSPPPPPGDLPLSPSAFSAAPGTPVARRDPTPACCPSCRRATPGSVWGPLGGLARSPSAHSLGSDPDEYASSGSSLGGSDSPVFEAGVFGPPQPPAAPRRLPIFNRISVSE, encoded by the coding sequence AGCCTCCTGTCGCTGAGCCCTGACCTGCCATCTGACCACGGAGAGACTGAGTCCAGCCCAGGCTGGGCCTCCTCCGGGCTCTGGAGCCTCAGCTCTTCCGACAACAGCCCGGCTGGGGTCGGTGCCCGCCTGCCTGGCCGCTCCACCAGCCTGGTGGAGGGTCGAAGCTGTGGCTGGGTCCCGCCACCCCCAGGCTTCGCACCCCTGGCGCCCCgcccaggccctgaactgtcaccCTCACCCACCTCACCTACTGCGACCCCCACCACCTCATCCCGCTACAAGACTGAGCTATGTCGGACCTTCTCAGAGAGCGGGCGCTGCCGCTATGGGGCTAAGTGTCAGTTTGCCCACGGTCTGGGCGAGCTGCGCCAGGCCAGTCGCCACCCCAAGTACAAGACAGAACTCTGCCACAAGTTCTACCTCCAGGGCCGCTGCCCCTACGGCTCACGCTGCCACTTCATCCACAACCCCAGCGAGGATCTGGCTGTCCCAGGCCACCCCCATGTGCTTCGCCAGAGCATCAGCTTCTCAGGCCTGCCCTCCGGCCGCagaccatcaccaccaccagcgGGCCTGGCAGGCCCTTCCCTGTcctcatgctccttctctccctccagctccccaCCGCCACCACCTGGGGACCTTCCGCTTTCaccctctgctttctctgctGCCCCTGGGACCCCTGTGGCCCGAAGggaccccaccccagcctgtTGCCCCTCCTGCCGAAGGGCTACGCCGGGTAGCGTctgggggcccttgggtggccTGGCTCGGAGCCCCTCTGCACACTCCCTGGGATCTGATCCTGATGAATATGCCAGCAGTGGCAGCAGCCTGGGGGGATCCGACTCACCCGTCTTCGAGGCTGGGGTTTTTGGGCCACCTCAGCCACCTGCAGCCCCCCGGCGCCTCCCCATCTTCAATCGAATCTCTGTTTCTGAGTGA